ACTTTAAGTACAAAATGATGTATAATTGTTTGAATTAGTATGtatattattacaacattcaaaCTGCAAAACACCTTAAAGTCGAGAATATGCGAGGAACAACATATGTCATGTTATATTTTTGGGCTTTTATTAAATATAGGATAATATCTCAGTGGGGAAGCATACATGATAAGTCTATGAAAATATCAAGTGCAAATCTAAACATGGAGATTAAGTTACAGTAGTCAAATTTAAACCAATCATGGCATTAATCCAAATTCTTTCAACATTACCTACAACCAGAAAGATGAAGAGCCACTAAATCCTACAAACGACCAAATTTATCAGAAACCCTAAAActcaaaccttttttttctcctatttcTAGTAAAAATTCCTAAAAACTCAACGAATACTAGATTTTTATGTAGCAATCTAAGTAAAGCGAGCCCATTGGAAGGATTCAATACTAACCTCATTCGGAGACAACCTAGAACAAgcaaaaatttctaaatatctCATCAAAATCCAAACTTCAATGCAGAGCGAGTTCATTAGAAAGGGTTCTTCACACTCACCTCATTCGGAAACAAGATCGAGAGCGAAGAAGCCCCTTTTCCTCCGCGCACCATCCGGGAGTAGAAACCCACCACCTTATCCCACGGCCTCGCGTACATGTATTGGTAACTCTCCCTATCCAAATCCCCCATTAATCTCACCACAAAAACCCACACAAAGCCtacacacacccacacacacacatacacagagagagagagagagagagagagagagagagagagagagagagagaacctcgCGGTCCAACGAGAACGGTGGGAGGCGTCGGTGTGGTTGTAGTGGACGTAGGGTTTCGCGCTCTCCATCGCGACGCCTCGCGCCGCCAttctctccgccgccgccgacgctaCTCCTctcagcgccgccgccgccgccgccgccgatagGGTTGCGATCATCTACCGCgactctctctcgctctctctctctctaaaacacTTGCACCGAGAGGGAAGCTAAATTTTGTGGGGACCATCCCCATAATGAGGGGTTCCATCCGCCGTCCATCGTGCTTTGAGATTCGTTCTTATTCACATGATGGACGATAGATGAAATAGTCTCACTACTGGGACCATCCCCATAAAAGCTTTGTCCATCTTTTAACTCCAAGGCCCATTACTTGTTGAGCTCGGCCCAAATAATACTGCATCACGTGAAGTAATAAGGCCCTCTAGTGGTTGGGTTTTTGTAATCCGAGTCATAGGGACGTAACACGGCCCAGCCCAGTAGTGGTgctttgatttgtttttttttgttttttttttttgataatagtATAAGCTATTTAAATATCGTAGTTAccccaaatttatttctatgaataaataacaaaaatttaaacaaataagAGTTGAATAGAAAATTAATGAAATGGAAAAGTACAGTGGCCATGGTCCACGTTACAACCTCTAATGCTCTGTTTCGAcgcaaagaaaagaaaggaaaagaaagtaattattttttctcatccTGTTTAGATTAAGAAAAGACCATAATGGAAACCTAGTGAGGAGCACAAAATCAGGTTCCACCTACGGTTTCTTCATCCAGCAAACAGAGCAAATTAAACACATTTACACCACTTTGATCACACACACAACTCATGAGGAGAGAGAGTCTCCGCTGCAACATTCTATACAGGACCAAAACATCACTCAGCTGCTTCATACTAATAATCAAAAGCTGGGAATGGAAATACTAAAAACTAGTTAATGAGCTAAAACACAATCATGTTTAGTTCATAGATATGATTCCGTCGTATCCGCCATCCTTAATCAGGTCGCAGAATTGATTCAGATTGCTAACAAGTCCCCCGAAGGTTTTGATCAGCTCGTCGGCTTGTCTCCTCACAAACTCGACCTCCGCAGAGTTGGGCCTCGGCAAATCTGCCCGAGGGCGGTCCGGACTAGGATTTTCCGTGAGCTCTCTTTTTAAAATAGAATGTATGTGCTGAGCATTTTCCTGCAGCATAATGGCTAGTTCTTGCGCCTTCTCTGGGTTACTCTGAGGCTTGACATTTGTTTCGTTGTCGGAATCTAGGAGGAAACATCAAAAAGCGAGAGCAGCGGTCAAAAGTTTTACAAGAGAAACCAAATAGATAATGCTAAGAGAAAGATCCATTAGTGAGAAAAACATAATTACGTTTACTTATTTAAACATGCAAAGAAAGACTTTCTTATGATCTCTCCATCCAAGAAGAGATCGGAGAGAAGACAATACACTTTATTATCAAGAGGTTACTGCTCGGTTGCTCATTAGGACTTGCCGTTAATATGGGATTGATAACTACTGCCCTTATTTACACTAACTTATAACAAGCCACATGATTATTGCGAGTTTCATTTCAATTCGGCACTTAAACCACAAGTCCTAAAAGGAAACCACTATGAACAATAAAGTTCCGAACAACTAAGTGTTGTATTCTGAATTACATAATGGTCAAGTTAAACCGAGCTAAAACAAGTACGACTAAATATCTTACTACTTTTAAGCACCCTGCAAGATCAACAACAGCAAGTTGTACACCCCATACATTCATACATGATATTAGATTGCGATGATCCTGTTTGCAGGCATAGGGTAAATAATCTCACTTCCGCTATTTTTGTCATGACCTCTTCAGTTTTCTTAAAATAAGCTATCGACTTTTTGCGTAAGCTCTTTTATTCAACTTGCTGGTAGGATTGTTCGTTTTTcttctacttttctttttcaatatatGAACGACCTGTCAAACGGATCAGAGAGGGTAAAAAGCTCGATCTAAATATAGAGATAGAAACGGTTCGACGATAGCAAGAATTTTCCAAAACATTTGGACAACACATGATCGCGCGCATGCCCACCATTCGCCCTCCTACATACAAAGAAATGTATCATTAGCAAATGGAATGATCGCGTGCTGCGTGTATGTATGTGTGCATGTGCGCATGCACGCAACATGCAACCGTATTCCGCGTATACAAATGACGCACGTGGcaatgcaaatatatatacatatatatatacttgcaGTTACTATGTCTACACAGGTATAACACAAAAGCATCCATCATACTACCTAGATAGCTGAGATGGATATGATTGGATTCTCTACATATCCAAATCTAAAAATTTCCAATCATAGAAGTGAGCTGTGAACTAATTAACAATGCGGAAACCTAGTTACAGCACCATGAATCTAACATCATGCAACATCAAACAATTGAATTCAAAGTGAAACAGCAATCATACCCAAATCCTCATCGGCATCGGTGCCAGCGTCGGCCATTTCCGCATCCACCGCATCGGCCGCAGCCACCGGAGCCTCCGATCCCCCGGCGTTGCCAATGAGCTCCTCCGAATCGCTGTTCCCCGGCCCCGGATGCGCCTCATCGACCTTAATAACGGCGTCCATCGAATCGAACACCTCACGATCGAACGAAACCGGTAATCCTAGCCCCTTCCTCCTCCCACCATCCAACCCCCAATAAGAACCCACCCCATTCCTACACTCCCACCGCCGAATCCTCCGATACTCCAGGAGGATCGACTCCCACCGCCTCTTGCACTGATTCGAAGCCCTAACGACGCCGGATTCGGCGCAGCTGTCGGAGACGATCTTCCATTTCTGGTAGGAGGAGAGGGATTTGGACCACGCCTCGTCCAACGCGGCGACCTCGTTGACGAGGGCTAGGGTTTCGTGGGTGGTCCA
This window of the Ananas comosus cultivar F153 linkage group 19, ASM154086v1, whole genome shotgun sequence genome carries:
- the LOC109724722 gene encoding trihelix transcription factor ASR3 isoform X1 translates to MQQHQQQSDPLCVVQALEATTKKKTTTTTKTKGETLASPSHGPGGSSSRCTRSQAAPNWTTHETLALVNEVAALDEAWSKSLSSYQKWKIVSDSCAESGVVRASNQCKRRWESILLEYRRIRRWECRNGVGSYWGLDGGRRKGLGLPVSFDREVFDSMDAVIKVDEAHPGPGNSDSEELIGNAGGSEAPVAAADAVDAEMADAGTDADEDLDSDNETNVKPQSNPEKAQELAIMLQENAQHIHSILKRELTENPSPDRPRADLPRPNSAEVEFVRRQADELIKTFGGLVSNLNQFCDLIKDGGYDGIISMN
- the LOC109724722 gene encoding trihelix transcription factor ASR3 isoform X2, whose product is MQQHQQQSDPLCVVQALEATTKKKTTTTTKTKGETLASPSHGPGGSSSRCTRSQAAPNWTTHETLALVNEVAALDEAWSKSLSSYQKWKIVSDSCAESGVVRASNQCKRRWESILLEYRRIRRWECRNGVGSYWGLDGGRRKGLGLPVSFDREVFDSMDAVIKVDEAHPGPGNSDSEELIGNAGGSEAPVAAADAVDAEMADAGTDADEDLGGRMVGMRAIMCCPNVLENSCYRRTVSISIFRSSFLPSLIRLTGRSYIEKEK